A window of Solea senegalensis isolate Sse05_10M linkage group LG20, IFAPA_SoseM_1, whole genome shotgun sequence contains these coding sequences:
- the LOC122786571 gene encoding homocysteine-responsive endoplasmic reticulum-resident ubiquitin-like domain member 2 protein has protein sequence MDPGVVDGPVILVIKAPNQKYDDQTINCHQNWTVEKLKAHLSDVYPSKPSSKDQRLVYSGKLLLDHFTLKDVLRKQDEYHMLHLVCASHTPPSSPKPPRSRSNKPQENTASPTPFTNSNVPPAGQQQQSSTGESSDGLGQQAPPFPYHQMYSQVMQSWNQHSPQSYYNPMTLMWWQQLYARQYYMHYHLLAAASAHHLRPEQPSAQPNQPDPVSQRPQADRRGNPEVQMNAQGGEILNEEELNWDWLDWVYTLSRAVILLSIVYFYSSFSRFVMVVMAMLVLYLHQAGWFPFNLENELQFPGDRANQDEMEGEPQNHDLQEMEGLMDDGSDDDGESGEDGAEDPNSGANAGFLASTWSFIITFFMSLIPEGPPNGAN, from the exons ATGGATCCGGGTGTTGTGGATGGTCCTGTTATCCTCGTCATCAAGGCTCCAAATCAGAAGTACGATGACCAGACCATCAATTGTCACCAGAACTGGACTGTGGAGAAACTAAAAGCGCACCTGTCGGATGTATACCCGAGTAAACCA AGCTCCAAAGACCAGAGGTTGGTGTATTCCGGGAAGCTGCTTTTGGATCACTTCACCTTAAAAGATGTTCTCAGAAAG CAGGATGAGTACCATATGCTCCACCTGGTTTGTGCCTCACATACTCCACCCAGCTCCCCAAAGCCCCCCCGCAGCCGCAGTAACAAGCCTCAGGAGAACACGGCCAGTCCCACG CCCTTTACAAACTCAAATGTCCCTCCCGCTGGTCAACAACAGCAGTCGTCCACAGGGGAGAGCAGTGATGGACTCGGACAGCAAGCCCCGCCCTTCCCTTACCACCAGATGTATTCACAAGTTATGCAAAG cTGGAACCAGCACTCACCACAGTCGTATTACAACCCCATGACACTAATGTGGTGGCAGCAGCTCTACGCCCGCCAATACTACATGCATTA tCACTTGTTAGCCGCCGCCTCCGCCCATCACCTCAGGCCAGAGCAGCCCTCGGCTCAGCCCAACCAGCCCGACCCCGTGAGCCAGCGGCCTCAAGCAGATCGCCGTGGCAACCCGGAGGTGCAGATGAACGCACAGGGCGGGGAGATCCTGAACGAAGAGGAGCTGAACTGGGATTGGCTGGACTGGGTGTACACACTTTCCCGCGCCGTGATCTTGCTCAGTATCGTCTACTTCTACTCCTCCTTCAGCCGCTTTGTCATGGTGGTGATGGCCATGCTCGTGCTTTACCT GCACCAGGCCGGCTGGTTTCCTTTTAACCTTGAGAACGAGCTCCAGTTCCCCGGAGACCGAGCCAATCAGGACGAAATGGAGGGAGAGCCACAGAACCACGACTTGCAAGAAATG GAAGGTTTGATGGATGACGGCTCGGATGATGACGGGGAAAGTGGAGAGGATGGAGCAGAGGACCCGAACAGCGGCGCCAATGCAGGCTTCCTGGCGTCCACGTGGTCGTTCATCATCACCTTCTTCATGTCACTGATACCAGAGGGGCCGCCAAACGGTGCCAACTAA